In Miscanthus floridulus cultivar M001 chromosome 5, ASM1932011v1, whole genome shotgun sequence, one genomic interval encodes:
- the LOC136450375 gene encoding ABC transporter B family member 9-like, with amino-acid sequence MDAAGGAKGSDGVEKKGEGNGSGNGGGGDAGKKVPFTGLFRYADGTDVLLMLLGTVGALANGVSQPVMTVIFGQVINAFGDATTDNVLHRVNQAVLNFVYLGIATAVVSFLQVSCWTMTGERQATRIRSLYLKSVLRQEIAFFDVEMTTGQIVSRMSGDTVLVQDAIGEKVGKFQQLVATFIGGFVIAFVKGWLLSLVMLACIPPVVIAGGVVSKMLAKISTKGQASYGDAGNIVEQTLGAIRTVVSFNGEKQAIALYNKLIHKSYKAAVEEGITNGFGMGSVFCIFFSSYGLAIWYGGKLILSKGYSGGDVINILFAIMTGAMSLGNATPCMAAFAEGQSAAYRLFTTIKRKPVIDPEDPTGKQLEDIKGDVDLNDVYFSYPARPEKLIFDGFSLHVSSGTTMAIVGESGSGKSTVISLVERFYDPQAGEILIDGINIKSLQLDWIRGKIGLVNQEPLLFMTSIKDNITYGKEDATIEEIKRAAELANAANFIDKLPNGYDTMVGQRGAQLSGGQKQRIAIARAIIKNPRILLLDEATSALDVESERMVQEALNRIMLDRTTLVVAHRLSTVRNADCISVVQQGKIVEQGPHDELIMNPDGAYSQLIRLQESKEEEQKLDHHMSDSRSKSRSLSLKRSISRGSTGNSSPHSLTLPFSMPGSVELLEGNDANWEDEKEQARDGEAPKKAPMGRLASLNKPEVPILLLGSLAAGVHGVLFPMFGLMISNAIKTFYEPPHQLKKDASFWGLMCVVLGIVSILSIPVEYFLFGVAGGKLIERIRALSFRSIVHQEVAWFDDPKNSSGALGARLSVDALNVRRLVGDNLALAVQVTSTLIAGFVIAFVADWKLTLIILCVMPLSGVQGYAQVKFLKGFSQDAKILYEDAGQVATDAVSSIRTVASFCAEKRVTTIYEDKCEASKKQGVRTGMVGGLGFGFSFLMLYLTYGLCFYVGAQFVRHNKSTFGDVFKVFFALMLATIGVSQTSALASDSTKAKDSAVSIFALLDRKSKIDSSNDEGSTLHEVKGDIDFRHVSFKYPSRPDIQIFSDFTLHIPSGKTLALVGESGSGKSTVISLLERFYNPDSGTISLDGVEIKSLKVTWLRDQMGLVGQEPILFNDTIRANIAYGKHGEVTEEELIEVAKAANAHEFVSSLPQGYDTTVGERGVQLSGGQKQRVAIARAILKDPRILLLDEATSALDAESERIVQDALDNVMVGRTTVIVAHRLSTIKSADIIAVLKDGVIVEKGRHEALMNIKDGFYASLVELRSTSS; translated from the exons ATGGACGCAGCGGGAGGTGCGAAAGGGAGCGATGGCGtggagaagaagggagaggggaaCGGGAGCGGgaacggcggaggcggcgacgCCGGGAAGAAGGTGCCGTTCACGGGGCTGTTCCGGTACGCCGACGGCACGGACGTGCTGCTCATGCTCCTCGGCACCGTGGGGGCGCTGGCCAACGGCGTCTCGCAGCCCGTCATGACGGTCATCTTCGGCCAGGTCATCAACGCCTTCGGCGACGCCACCACCGACAACGTCCTCCACCGCGTCAACCAG GCAGTTCTGAACTTTGTCTACCTAGGCATTGCAACAGCGGTTGTTTCCTTTCTTC AGGTGTCATGTTGGACAATGACAGGAGAAAGGCAGGCAACACGCATTCGATCTCTGTACCTCAAATCTGTCTTGAGACAAGAAATAGCATTCTTTGATGTAGAAATGACAACTGGGCAGATAGTTTCAAGGATGTCTGGTGATACCGTGTTAGTTCAGGATGCCATTGGTGAGAAG GTCGGCAAGTTCCAACAGCTTGTGGCAACCTTCATTGGCGGTTTCGTGATAGCATTCGTAAAAGGATGGCTTCTATCTCTTGTCATGTTGGCATGCATACCTCCAGTTGTCATTGCTGGTGGAGTAGTCTCAAAAATGCTTGCTAAAATATCTACCAAGGGGCAAGCATCATACGGTGATGCAGGCAATATTGTTGAACAGACACTTGGGGCTATAAGAACT GTTGTCTCCTTCAATGGGGAGAAACAGGCTATTGCATTGTATAATAAACTCATACACAAGTCATACAAGGCTGCTGTTGAAGAAGGAATTACCAATGGTTTTGGCATGGGTTCTGTTTTCTGCATATTTTTCTCAAGCTATGGTTTAGCCATATGGTATGGCGGAAAGTTGATTCTTAGCAAAGGTTACTCAGGAGGAGACGTCATCAATATCTTGTTTGCTATAATGACTGGGGCAAT GTCTTTAGGTAATGCAACACCCTGCATGGCAGCCTTTGCAGAAGGACAATCTGCGGCATACAGATTGTTCACAACGATCAAGAGGAAACCAGTGATTGACCCAGAAGACCCAACTGGTAAGCAACTAGAAGACATCAAGGGTGATGTTGACCTAAATGACGTGTACTTCAGCTACCCAGCGAGACCAGAGAAACTAATATTTGATGGGTTCTCGCTACATGTGTCTAGCGGCACTACAATGGCTATAGTTGGGGAGAGTGGAAGTGGCAAGTCAACCGTGATAAGTCTTGTAGAGAGATTCTATGATCCACAAGCTGGTGAGATTTTGATTGATGGGATTAACATCAAGAGTTTGCAGCTTGATTGGATACGAGGGAAGATTGGTCTTGTTAACCAAGAGCCATTGCTCTTTATGACATCTATCAAAGATAATATAACATATGGAAAAGAAGATGCAAcaattgaagagatcaaaagagCAGCTGAGCTTGCTAATGCAGCAAATTTCATCGATAAGTTGCCCAAT GGTTATGACACGATGGTTGGCCAACGTGGTGCTCAGCTATCAGGAGGACAAAAGCAAAGGATCGCTATTGCAAGAGCAATCATCAAAAACCCCAGAATTCTTTTGTTAGACGAGGCTACTAGTGCATTGGATGTGGAGTCGGAGCGGATGGTTCAGGAGGCACTGAATAGGATCATGCTGGATAGGACAACACTTGTGGTTGCACATCGCCTAAGTACTGTGAGAAATGCTGATTGCATATCAGTTGTTCAACAAGGGAAAATAGTTGAACAAG GTCCCCACGATGAACTGATAATGAACCCTGATGGTGCTTATTCTCAACTTATTCGTCTCCAAGAAAGCAAAGAAGAAGAACAGAAATTAGATCATCACATGTCTGATTCAAGGTCTAAAAGTAGAAGCCTCTCACTGAAGCGATCAATAAGCAGAGGTTCAACGGGAAACAGTAGTCCGCATTCTTTGACCCTCCCCTTTAGCATGCCTGGTTCAGTTGAATTGCTTGAAGGCAATGATGCAAATTGGGAGGATGAGAAAGAGCAGGCTCGTGATGGTGAGGCCCCAAAGAAAGCTCCAATGGGACGGCTAGCTAGTCTAAACAAGCCAGAGGTGCCTATTCTTTTGTTAGGATCGCTAGCTGCTGGAGTCCATGGAGTGCTTTTCCCAATGTTTGGTCTAATGATCTCCAATGCCATCAAAACATTCTATGAGCCGCCACACCAACTAAAAAAGGATGCAAGCTTTTGGGGTTTGATGTGTGTTGTGCTGGGTATTGTATCAATACTATCAATACCAGTGGAGTATTTCTTATTTGGGGTAGCCGGGGGGAAGCTTATTGAGCGTATCCGTGCCTTGTCATTTCGGAGCATTGTGCACCAAGAAGTTGCTTGGTTTGATGATCCCAAAAATTCCAG TGGAGCACTTGGCGCAAGGTTGTCAGTTGATGCTTTGAATGTCCGACGTTTAGTGGGTGATAACTTGGCCTTGGCAGTTCAGGTCACCTCGACACTAATTGCAGGATTTGTCATTGCTTTTGTGGCAGATTGGAAGCTCACATTGATCATCCTTTGTGTGATGCCACTATCGGGTGTTCAAGGTTATGCACAAGTGAAGTTCTTGAAGGGTTTCAGTCAAGATGCCAAG ATACTGTATGAAGACGCAGGTCAAGTGGCCACCGATGCAGTCAGCAGTATCAGGACTGTAGCTTCTTTTTGTGCTGAAAAAAGAGTGACGACAATTTATGAAGATAAATGTGAAGCGTCAAAGAAACAAGGAGTCAGAACAGGAATGGTTGGAGGCCTTGGTTTTGGTTTCTCATTCTTGATGTTGTACCTAACATACGGACTTTGTTTCTACGTTGGAGCACAATTTGTTCGTCATAACAAATCTACTTTTGGAGATGTTTTCAAG GTATTTTTTGCACTGATGTTGGCAACAATTGGAGTATCTCAAACAAGTGCATTGGCTTCTGATTCTACAAAGGCCAAGGATTCAGCCGTCTCCATATTCGCATTATTGGACAGAAAGTCCAAAATCGACTCAAGCAATGATGAAGGTTCGACGCTACATGAGGTCAAGGGCGACATCGATTTCCGACATGTCAGCTTCAAGTATCCAAGCCGCCCAGATATTCAAATATTTAGCGACTTTACCTTGCACATTCCCTCTGGCAAG ACTCTTGCACTTGTGGGAGAGAGTGGCAGTGGCAAGTCAACGGTAATCTCTTTGTTGGAACGATTCTACAACCCCGACTCTGGTACTATCTCATTGGATGGAGTAGAGATCAAAAGCCTAAAAGTCACTTGGTTAAGGGACCAAATGGGTCTGGTGGGCCAAGAGCCTATTCTCTTCAATGACACAATCCGTGCCAACATAGCTTATGGGAAACATGGGGAGGTCACTGAGGAGGAGCTCATCGAGGTCGCAAAGGCAGCCAATGCACATGAGTTCGTATCAAGCCTTCCCCAGGGGTATGACACCACTGTTGGAGAGAGGGGGGTTCAGCTATCTGGTGGCCAGAAGCAGCGGGTAGCCATAGCAAGGGCCATACTAAAAGATCCTAGGATTCTACTTCTTGACGAGGCAACGAGTGCCTTGGATGCTGAGTCTGAGCGCATAGTGCAGGATGCCTTGGATAATGTGATGGTTGGCAGGACAACAGTTATTGTGGCACACCGC